The following coding sequences lie in one Primulina huaijiensis isolate GDHJ02 chromosome 2, ASM1229523v2, whole genome shotgun sequence genomic window:
- the LOC140957922 gene encoding beta-D-glucosyl crocetin beta-1,6-glucosyltransferase-like gives MESLMNDKVTIRVLMFPWLAYGHISPYLELAKRLADRNFFIYLCSTPANLSSIKSKISEKLALKIQLIELHLPVLPNLPASYHTTNGLPPHLMPVLKNAFEMSTFKFSFILKTIKPDLLIYDFLQPWAPLAAAAIKIPAVEFITSSSTMTAFMFHFFKTPDVEFPFPSIFYRDYEFVHRAKLLESTADEQVKEIAFQGIERSNGIVLVKGFEEVEGRYIDYLSKLLGKKVVPVGALVSDPSVEVDETSEVMDWLDQKGEKSTVFVSFGSEYFLKNDDMNELAHGLELSKVNFIWVVRFPKGEKIELEESLPEGFLGRVKGRGLVVRGWAPQNKILEHENIGGFISHCGCSSIMEGMYFGVPVIAMPMHLDQPINARLIEELGIGSEVVRNKFGRLDRAAVAAVIQQVVVDSGGESIRTKARALSDKMRMKRDAEIDDVVREFEKLCSDSKRVSQC, from the coding sequence ATGGAGTCTTTGATGAATGATAAGGTAACTATTCGTGTTCTTATGTTTCCATGGCTTGCTTATGGTCACATATCTCCATACCTAGAATTAGCCAAACGGCTTGCTGATAGAAATTTCTTCATTTATTTGTGTTCAACTCCTGCAAATCTAAGCTCCATAAAGAGCAAAATTAGTGAAAAACTTGCTCTCAAAATTCAACTGATTGAATTACATTTGCCGGTTTTACCCAATCTTCCCGCGAGTTATCACACTACAAATGGCCTCCCACCCCATCTGATGCCAGTCCTCAAAAATGCCTTTGAGATGtcaaccttcaaattttcgtttATTCTCAAAACTATCAAGCCTGATCTGTTGATATACGATTTTCTTCAACCATGGGCTCCTCTAGCTGCTGCAGCTATTAAAATCCCTGCGGTTGAGTTTATTACTAGCAGTTCCACGATGACTGCCTTCATGTTTCACTTTTTCAAGACACCAGATGTCGAGTTTCCTTTCCCTTCGATATTTTATCGTGATTATGAGTTTGTTCATCGCGCCAAGTTGCTGGAGTCGACGGCGGATGAGCAAGTGAAAGAGATTGCCTTTCAAGGGATTGAGAGATCGAATGGGATTGTTTTGGTGAAGGGTTTCGAAGAAGTTGAAGGAAGATACATTGATTATCTTTCTAAGTTGCTTGGGAAGAAAGTTGTTCCTGTGGGCGCTTTGGTTTCTGACCCTAGTGTTGAAGTGGATGAGACGTCCGAAGTTATGGATTGGCTGGACCAGAAAGGTGAGAAATCCactgtttttgtttcttttggtagtgaatattttctgaaaaatgatGATATGAACGAACTTGCTCATGGTTTAGAGCTGAGCAAAGTGAATTTCATATGGGTCGTAAGGTTTCCTAAAGGAGAGAAAATCGAACTCGAAGAATCTCTACCAGAAGGGTTTTTGGGGAGGGTTAAAGGAAGGGGTTTGGTGGTTAGGGGATGGGCTCCACAGAACAAAATCTTGGAGCATGAGAACATTGGCGGATTTATTAGTCATTGCGGATGCAGTTCAATAATGGAAGGCATGTATTTTGGGGTTCCAGTCATAGCCATGCCAATGCACCTTGACCAACCTATCAATGCTAGGCTTATTGAAGAATTAGGCATTGGATCAGAGGTCGTGAGAAACAAATTCGGGAGGCTCGACAGGGCTGCAGTGGCGGCGGTGATACAGCAAGTGGTCGTGGATAGTGGCGGAGAATCTATTCGGACAAAGGCGAGAGCGTTAAGCGACAAAATGAGAATGAAGAGGGATGCGGAGATTGATGACGTTGTCCGTGAGTTTGAGAAACTTTGTTCCGACAGTAAACGTGTGTCGCAGTGCTGA
- the LOC140971041 gene encoding uncharacterized protein, which yields MAVPMVMVVMLLLSSATTISFAYRPGDIVPMSRKWQYHSERTMWHDMIGRHCPIFAVNREALIPLPKPTGYTGADPYKISFQVGREKFHIPWLFVINRKSSEVPMIEMHLRYSGGDLHGVTARVVDMPNHYVELHPDIRKQFWDQQQWPKHILVRYTWEEQSEIDVTSGFYVLFGSGVILAFILAIYVLQSSRDKFARFVKETVAESSMPAGGVAKVE from the exons ATGGCCGTCCCTATGGTGATGGTGGTTATGCTCTTACTAAGTTCTGCGACTACGATTTCATTCGCTTATCGGCCGGGAGACATCGTTCCGATGAGTCGCAAGTGGCAGTACCACTCT GAGAGAACGATGTGGCATGATATGATCGGGAGGCATTGCCCAATCTTCGCTGTTAATCGTGag GCGTTGATTCCGCTACCTAAGCCGACGGGATACACTGGAGCTGACCCGTACAAAAT ATCATTTCAAGTTGGAAGAGAGAAATTTCATATTCCATGGCTTTTTGTTATCAATCGCAAGAGCTCAGAGGTCCCAATGATTGAGATGCATTTG AGGTATTCCGGGGGAGATTTGCATGGTGTCACCGCTAGAGTCGTTGATATGCCTAACCACT ATGTAGAACTTCATCCGGATATCCGTAAGCAATTTTGGGATCAGCAACAATGGCCAAAGCATATTCTTGTGAGATACACATG GGAAGAGCAATCCGAAATAGATGTGACTTCTGGATTCTATGTTCTGTTTGGATCAG GGGTGATACTAGCTTTTATTCTTGCAATCTATGTATTACAATCTTCTCGGGATAAATTCGCCAG GTTTGTTAAGGAGACAGTAGCTGAGAGCAGCATGCCTGCCGGGGGTGTTGCTAAAGTTGAATGA
- the LOC140971042 gene encoding probable serine/threonine-protein kinase WNK5 — protein MYKVGVLVDEENMKLCYVEMDPSERYGRFKDVLGKGAMKTVYRGFDEFLGIEVAWNQVKLDNVSKSPEELQRLYSEVHLLKNLNHNSIMKFCASWIDVDRRTFNFITEMFTSGSLREYRKRYKRVNIHAIKDWARQILEGLEYLHSHDPPVIHRDLKCDNIFVNGHLGQVKIGDLGLAAILKGSNHAHSVIGTPEFMAPELYEEDYDELVDVYSFGLCVLEMLTSDYPYSECSNPAQIYKKVTSGKLPSAFYQIEDEEARRFVGRCLEKAPDRPSASQLLMDPFLSTEEEEELPAIKIPAQKVSMSGKAQDLKQPSGVGTKNNDMTIEGTMNSADDTIFLKVQISDKDGLARNIHFPFDTTSDTPLDVAIEMVKELEITDWEPFEIADMIDKEISALVPSWKDSISAQIHEQHSFNYNDDCDENSTPLHPFYSSSSQSSSQVSLPGLPPFQYETTSALHDWLKEESKYHDDASSHSSSYSYNYSNIKYCSENEDDHISISHKKAQKSTRFCPESGSRARNWNTYNEVDCSSKHRQKMLRAESVMNMRSQLLHQTLVEEMSRRRSFKTVGAIEHIGYHEPVDRGGRSRGWESRTREFKW, from the exons ATGTATAAAGTTGGGGTGCTTGTCGACGAAGAAAATATGAAGCTGTGCTACGTAGAGATGGATCCGTCTGAAAGATATGGTCGA TTTAAGGATGTTCTTGGTAAAGGAGCAATGAAGACCGTGTATAGGGGCTTCGATGAGTTTCTTGGGATAGAAGTAGCATGGAATCAAGTGAAACTTGATAATGTTTCTAAGTCACCTGAGGAGTTACAGAGGCTTTACTCTGAAGTCCACCTTCTCAAGAATCTCAATCACAACTCTATAATGAAATTTTGTGCTTCCTGGATCGATGTTGATCGAAGAACTTTCAACTTCATTACTGAAATGTTCACATCCGGCTCCCTCAGAGA ATATAGGAAGAGATATAAGCGTGTGAATATTCATGCCATTAAGGATTGGGCTCGCCAGATCCTCGAGGGGCTTGAGTATTTGCACAGTCATGATCCTCCGGTGATTCATAGGGATCTCAAATGCGACAACATCTTTGTGAATGGACATCTTGGCCAGGTTAAGATTGGTGATCTGGGGCTCGCGGCCATACTAAAAGGATCAAACCATGCCCACAGTGTCATAG GTACACCTGAGTTTATGGCACCAGAATTATATGAAGAGGACTATGATGAGCTGGTTGACGTTTACTCTTTCGGTCTATGTGTTCTTGAAATGCTTACTTCTGATTATCCATACAGCGAGTGCTCCAACCCTGCTCAAATTTACAAGAAAGTCACTTCG GGAAAGCTGCCCAGTGCATTTTATCAGATTGAAGATGAGGAAGCTCGGAGATTTGTCGGGAGATGCTTGGAGAAAGCTCCCGATAGACCATCTGCGAGCCAACTTTTAATGGATCCTTTTCTTTCAACTGAAGAGGAAGAGGAACTTCCAGCCATCAAGATTCCTGCTCAGAAGGTTTCAATGAGCGGAAAAGCCCAGGATTTGAAACAGCCATCGGGTGTTGGTACGAAGAACAATGACATGACGATCGAGGGGACTATGAATTCCGCAGATGATACCATATTTCTCAAAGTACAGATTTCGGATAAAGATG GTCTGGCTAGAAATATACACTTCCCGTTCGACACTACAAGCGACACTCCATTGGATGTTGCCATAGAAATGGTAAAGGAATTAGAGATAACTGATTGGGAACCATTTGAGATTGCTGATATGATTGATAAAGAAATTTCTGCGTTGGTCCCATCCTGGAAAGATTCCATCTCAGCTCAAATCCATGAGCAGCATAGTTTCAATTATAATGATGATTGTGACGAAAATAGCACTCCGCTCCATCCTTTTTACTCGTCCTCATCCCAATCTTCCTCCCAGGTCTCCCTGCCAGGTCTTCCTCCCTTCCAATATGAGACAACAAGTGCACTCCATGATTGGCTTAAAG AGGAGTCGAAATATCATGATGATGCCAGCTCTCACAGCTCATCTTACTCTTACAACTACTCGAATATAAAGTACTGCTCAGAAAATGAGGATGATCATATATCAATCTCTCACAAAAAGGCCCAAAAAAGCACAAGATTTTGCCCTGAATCTGGGAGTAGGGCCAGAAACTGGAACACATATAATGAGGTGGATTGTAGCTCAAAGCACCGGCAGAAAATGCTGAGGGCCGAATCGGTGATGAATATGCGTAGCCAACTGTTGCATCAAACACTGGTGGAGGAGATGAGCAGGCGGCGCTCATTCAAGACCGTGGGGGCGATCGAGCATATCGGTTACCATGAGCCAGTTGATCGTGGTGGAAGGAGCCGTGGCTGGGAAAGCAGGACGAGGGAATTCAAATGGTGA
- the LOC140960764 gene encoding transcription repressor OFP2-like, whose translation MGNYRFKLSDLIPNSWLYKLKEMNKTRKNQHKIQNRKHTPPSSLSSSSTSAGVAEPQPHQSDQRKSYYFTRDLKNQNLSVEPPRKSSRRRRRSTKRNRSPRRLVSSSVSAGCSCRATIESVWTKLPEAYSNSLLSRTSTSDDDSILPEYGSDRGLMTPDTFDGMISWSNSCKCSADNDMEISNGNDKRHFQNEFGAVSEQNLLPPIITSKEDPTMIHRTSAEFSEDNAYGSLSVKVVKEDTLTSNSSKDHHHQPKKSSATHPIRRYSPNSTSHGVKLRTNSPRIANRRINLGRKSVSSNSSPGSRCSVAESFAVMKSSKDPGRDFRDSMVEMIVENNIRASSDLEELLACYLLLNSNEYHDLIINVFKQIWFDFLHLRLIK comes from the coding sequence aTGGGTAATTACAGGTTCAAATTATCAGACTTGATACCAAATTCCTGGCTCTACAAGCTCAAAGAGATGAACAAAACGAGAAAAAACCAGCACAAAATCCAAAACAGAAAGCACACACCACCGTCATCTTTGTCATCATCATCAACTAGCGCAGGAGTTGCAGAGCCCCAACCCCACCAATCTGATCAAAGGAAATCCTATTACTTTACAAGGGACCTCAAGAACCAAAACTTGTCAGTAGAACCGCCGAGAAAGTCAtccagaagaagaagaagaagcaccAAGAGGAATCGATCGCCACGGAGGCTAGTTTCTTCGTCGGTTTCTGCCGGTTGCAGCTGCCGTGCAACTATAGAATCAGTATGGACTAAGCTTCCGGAAGCCTACTCAAATTCTCTTCTAAGTCGAACTTCCACCTCGGACGACGACTCCATCTTGCCCGAATACGGCTCGGACCGTGGGCTGATGACCCCCGACACATTTGACGGCATGATTTCTTGGTCGAACTCCTGTAAATGCAGTGCTGACAACGACATGGAAATTTCCAACGGCAACGACAAGAGACACTTCCAGAATGAATTTGGCGCAGTTTCAGAGCAGAACCTTCTCCCTCCAATCATCACGAGCAAAGAAGACCCGACCATGATTCACAGAACCTCAGCTGAATTTTCGGAGGACAATGCGTATGGGTCCCTGTCTGTTAAGGTTGTCAAAGAAGACACTTTAACGTCCAATAGTTCCAAAGATCATCATCATCAGCCCAAGAAAAGTAGTGCGACTCATCCAATCCGACGATATTCACCTAATTCAACCTCACATGGTGTCAAACTCCGCACGAATTCTCCGCGAATCGCTAACCGGCGGATTAATCTTGGCCGTAAGAGCGTGAGTTCGAATTCAAGTCCGGGTTCACGGTGCAGCGTGGCGGAAAGTTTTGCTGTGATGAAATCCTCAAAAGATCCTGGGAGAGATTTCAGGGATTCAATGGTGGAGATGATCGTGGAGAATAATATCAGAGCCTCCAGCGATTTGGAAGAGCTTCTTGCTTGCTATCTGTTGTTGAATTCTAATGAATATCACGATCTCATCATCAACGTGTTCAAGCAAATTTGGTTTGATTTTCTCCATCTTCGTCTCATCAAgtaa
- the LOC140971044 gene encoding U-box domain-containing protein 16 → MAVSQDNFPARKRRPSAGAFVSPGYSDQKLLRSLFLLSQEVSSLQPLNVLLNTSSASVIRKSRLISVVFEDLVSTQVNIISPSAALCFEELYIVLQRMKILVEDCSSCSKMWLLTQIHSISISFHQLIAEFSTLLDIFPSKEMKLNEDVQELLDLIIKQCSDQAADCVDCGAEDLRAEVLKMLENIKKEIVPDYRNLSEIFKALDLNDSTSCSNEIENLEDEVQNQKDDKSKADVIALIGLVRYAKCVLYGASTPRNSRMLRQATGEVNIPADFRCPISLDLMRDPVVVSTGQTYDRASICQWIESGHDTCPKTGQTLTHTQLIPNLALKNLIAMWCRDQRIPFESTENINATPNGVFLNKTALEAVKMTVSFLVNNLTASQTTESINRVVHELRVLAKTDSDSRACIAEAGALPLLVLLLGSEHPNLQVNAVTTILNLSILEANKTRIMETDGLLNGVIEVLRSGATWEAKGNAAATIFSLTGVHAHRKKLGKKTRVVKALLDLARLGPTSPKRDAMMAILNLAADREAVGKLIEGGVVDIMGGEQPESLLETAVAVLEVVMKRGGLLAVATAYRGNLVKRLTTVLREGSDRAIENAVATLVIICRRGGSEMVAEVAAISGIERVVWEIMGSGTGRGRRKAATLLRILRRWAAGLVGEQLNNQQHSTTVDTNLTRIVVPA, encoded by the coding sequence ATGGCGGTGTCGCAGGATAACTTCCCGGCCAGAAAACGGCGGCCCTCGGCTGGCGCGTTCGTCTCGCCCGGTTATTCTGATCAGAAGCTTCTCCGCTCGCTCTTTCTTCTCTCTCAGGAAGTCTCATCTCTCCAGCCCCTCAACGTCCTCCTCAACACAAGCTCCGCCTCTGTTATCAGAAAATCTAGACTCATTTCCGTCGTTTTTGAGGACCTTGTTTCTACTCAGGTAAATATTATTTCTCCTTCTGCTGCTTTGTGCTTCGAGGAATTGTATATCGTTCTGCAACGGATGAAAATATTGGTCGAGGATTGCTCCAGCTGTAGCAAGATGTGGCTGCTGACGCAAATTCACTCCATATCCATTTCATTTCATCAATTGATAGCTGAATTCTCCACGCTTCTCGATATTTTCCCTTCCAAAGAGATGAAATTGAACGAGGATGTCCAAGAATTGCTCGATTTGATCATAAAGCAGTGTTCAGATCAAGCAGCAGATTGTGTGGATTGTGGCGCTGAAGATCTTAGAGCCGAGGTTCTGAAAATGCtggaaaatatcaaaaaagaGATCGTTCCGGATTATCGAAACCTCTCCGAGATTTTCAAAGCATTGGACTTGAACGACTCCACAAGTTGCAGCAACGAAATCGAGAACCTCGAGGATGAAGTTCAGAACCAAAAGGACGACAAGTCAAAGGCGGACGTTATCGCGTTGATAGGACTCGTACGCTACGCAAAGTGCGTCTTGTACGGCGCCTCGACGCCGAGAAACAGCCGGATGCTGCGGCAGGCCACGGGCGAGGTGAATATCCCGGCGGATTTCAGGTGCCCGATCTCTCTGGATTTGATGAGGGATCCGGTGGTGGTGTCCACAGGGCAGACTTACGATAGGGCCTCGATATGCCAGTGGATCGAATCAGGACACGACACGTGTCCGAAGACAGGTCAGACCCTCACCCACACCCAGCTCATCCCCAATTTAGCTTTGAAGAATTTGATAGCGATGTGGTGCCGGGACCAGAGGATCCCGTTTGAGTCAACAGAGAATATCAACGCCACGCCTAACGGCGTCTTCCTCAACAAAACCGCGTTGGAGGCTGTTAAGATGACTGTTTCCTTTCTGGTCAACAACTTAACGGCGTCACAGACGACGGAGTCAATCAATCGCGTGGTTCACGAGTTGCGTGTATTGGCCAAGACCGACTCGGATAGTCGGGCATGCATTGCCGAAGCTGGAGCCCTCCCTCTGCTGGTCTTGTTGTTGGGCTCGGAGCATCCTAACCTGCAAGTCAACGCCGTTACTACGATTCTGAACCTCTCTATACTGGAGGCGAACAAAACGAGGATCATGGAGACCGACGGACTCCTCAACGGTGTGATAGAGGTGTTGAGGTCTGGTGCCACATGGGAGGCCAAGGGGAATGCGGCGGCAACTATTTTCAGCTTGACTGGCGTGCATGCGCATCGGAAGAAGCTGGGGAAGAAGACAAGGGTTGTGAAGGCCCTGCTCGATTTGGCCAGATTGGGCCCGACTTCTCCTAAGAGGGATGCCATGATGGCTATCTTGAATTTGGCGGCAGATAGGGAGGCGGTCGGCAAGTTGATTGAGGGAGGAGTGGTGGATATAATGGGAGGAGAGCAGCCGGAGTCGCTGTTGGAAACGGCGGTGGCAGTGCTGGAGGTGGTGATGAAAAGGGGCGGATTGCTGGCGGTGGCCACGGCTTACCGTGGGAACTTGGTGAAAAGGTTGACGACAGTGTTGAGAGAAGGGTCAGATAGAGCCATAGAAAATGCTGTGGCTACACTTGTGATTATTTGCAGGAGAGGGGGGTCAGAGATGGTGGCGGAGGTGGCGGCCATTTCGGGAATAGAGAGGGTTGTTTGGGAAATTATGGGGAGTGGAACGGGGCGAGGAAGAAGAAAGGCAGCTACTTTGTTGAGGATTCTACGGCGGTGGGCGGCTGGACTGGTCGGAGAGCAACTCAACAATCAACAGCACTCTACAACTGTGGATACGAATTTAACAAGGATAGTGGTGCCAGCATAA